The Mycobacterium paragordonae genome includes a region encoding these proteins:
- a CDS encoding PHP domain-containing protein: MDPVFALRQIAYYKDRSRQESRRVMAYRNAADILERLDETALERHGQANSWQSIPGIGPKTALVIAQAWAGQEPDQLVELRANAEDLGGAEVRAALRGDLHLHSNWSDGSAPIEEMMATAAALGHEYCALTDHSPRLTIANGLSPDRLRKQLDVIDELREKFAPLRILTGIEVDILEDGTLDQEPELLDRLDIVVASVHSKLAMEPAAMTRRMVRAVSEGHADVLGHCTGRLVSGNRGIRPESKFDAEKVFTACRDHGTAVEINSRPERRDPPTRLLNLARDIGCVFSIDTDAHAPGQLDFLGYGAQRALDAEVPVDRIINSWSVEELLDWAAR, translated from the coding sequence ATGGATCCGGTGTTCGCCCTGCGCCAGATCGCGTACTACAAAGACCGCAGCCGCCAGGAGTCCCGGCGGGTGATGGCATATCGCAACGCCGCCGACATTCTCGAGCGGCTCGACGAGACCGCGCTGGAACGGCACGGCCAGGCCAACAGCTGGCAGTCGATACCCGGCATCGGACCCAAGACCGCCCTGGTCATCGCCCAGGCCTGGGCCGGCCAGGAACCCGATCAGCTGGTCGAATTGCGGGCCAACGCAGAGGATCTCGGTGGCGCCGAGGTCCGCGCGGCTCTGCGCGGCGATCTGCACCTGCATTCGAACTGGTCCGACGGGTCGGCACCGATCGAGGAGATGATGGCCACCGCGGCCGCGCTCGGGCACGAATACTGCGCGCTGACCGATCACTCGCCGCGGCTGACGATCGCCAACGGCCTGTCGCCGGATCGGCTGCGAAAGCAGCTCGACGTGATCGACGAGCTGCGGGAGAAGTTCGCGCCCCTGCGCATCCTCACCGGCATCGAGGTCGACATCCTCGAGGACGGCACCCTCGACCAGGAGCCCGAACTGCTGGATCGCCTCGACATCGTGGTGGCCAGCGTGCATTCGAAGCTGGCCATGGAACCCGCCGCGATGACCCGGCGGATGGTGCGCGCGGTGTCCGAGGGCCATGCCGACGTACTCGGGCACTGCACCGGCCGCCTGGTTTCGGGCAATCGTGGCATCCGCCCGGAATCGAAGTTCGACGCCGAGAAGGTTTTCACCGCCTGCCGCGACCACGGCACCGCGGTCGAGATCAACTCCCGGCCCGAGCGCCGGGACCCGCCGACCCGGTTGCTCAATCTGGCGCGCGACATCGGCTGCGTGTTCAGCATCGACACCGATGCCCACGCGCCGGGGCAGCTGGATTTCCTCGGCTATGGCGCTCAGCGCGCTTTGGATGCGGAGGTTCCCGTCGACCGCATCATCAACAGCTGGTCCGTCGAAGAGTTGCTGGACTGGGCGGCCCGGTAG
- a CDS encoding LLM class F420-dependent oxidoreductase — translation MRFAFKTSPQNTTWPDMLAVWQAADDIDVFESGWTFDHFYPIFSDSTGPCLEGWTTLTALAQATKRLRLGTLVTGIHYRHPAVLANMAATLDIISGGRLELGIGAGWNEEESGAYGIELGSIKERFDRFEEACQVLIGLLSEETTTFDGSYYQLKDARNEPKGPQRPHPPIAIGGSGEKRTLPITARYAQHWNFAGGTPEEFARKRDVLAARCRDIGRDPKEITLSAHLGLGPDRNYGQVMETAAALGAEGLDLGIVYLAPPHDPAVLEPLAEAIRDSGLLS, via the coding sequence ATGCGCTTTGCATTCAAGACCTCACCGCAGAACACCACCTGGCCCGATATGTTGGCCGTCTGGCAGGCCGCCGACGACATCGACGTCTTCGAATCCGGCTGGACCTTCGACCACTTCTACCCGATCTTCTCCGACTCGACCGGACCCTGCCTGGAGGGTTGGACGACGCTCACCGCGCTGGCGCAAGCCACCAAGCGGCTGCGGCTCGGCACCCTGGTCACCGGTATCCACTACCGCCATCCGGCGGTGCTGGCCAATATGGCGGCCACGCTCGACATCATCTCGGGCGGCCGACTCGAACTCGGTATCGGCGCCGGCTGGAACGAAGAAGAGTCCGGCGCTTACGGCATCGAACTCGGCAGCATCAAGGAACGCTTCGACCGCTTCGAAGAGGCCTGTCAGGTGCTGATCGGCTTGCTCAGCGAGGAAACCACCACCTTCGACGGCAGCTACTACCAACTCAAGGACGCCCGCAACGAGCCGAAGGGTCCGCAGCGGCCGCACCCGCCGATCGCCATCGGCGGCAGCGGGGAAAAGCGGACCTTGCCGATCACCGCGCGGTATGCGCAGCACTGGAATTTCGCCGGGGGCACGCCGGAGGAATTCGCGCGCAAGCGCGACGTGCTGGCCGCCCGTTGCCGGGACATCGGGCGCGACCCGAAGGAAATCACTTTGTCGGCGCATCTGGGGCTGGGGCCCGATCGCAACTACGGGCAAGTGATGGAGACCGCGGCGGCGCTGGGAGCCGAGGGTCTCGACCTCGGCATCGTCTACCTCGCCCCGCCGCATGATCCCGCCGTGTTGGAGCCGCTGGCCGAGGCGATTCGGGATTCGGGTTTGCTCAGCTAA
- a CDS encoding glutamate synthase subunit beta: MADPTGFLKYTHRELPQRRPVPLRLKDWKEVYEEFEVETLREQATRCMDCGIPFCHNGCPLGNLIPEWNDLVRRGRFRDAIERLHATNNFPDFTGRLCPAPCEPACVLGINQDPVTIKQIELEIIDKAFDEGWVEPVLPHCDTGKTVAVVGSGPAGLAAAQQLTRAGHKVTVFEREDRIGGLLRYGIPEFKMEKRVLDRRLAQMTAEGTQFRAGVNVGEDITAEQLLADFDAVVLAGGATAWRDLPIPGRDLDGIHQAMEYLPWGNRVQEGDDVLGPDGEPPITAKGKKVVIIGGGDTGADCLGTAHRQGAARIHQFEIMPRPPETRAASTPWPTYPLMYRIASAHEEGGERVFSVNTEEFIGDDGRVTALKVHEVTMQDGKFVKVEGTDFNLEADLVLLAMGFVGPEKPGLLTELGVKFTERGNVARGDDYETSVPGVFVAGDMGRGQSLIVWAIAEGRSAAAAVDRHLMGASALPAPIKPTAAPLT, from the coding sequence ATGGCTGATCCAACTGGCTTTCTCAAGTACACCCACCGCGAGCTGCCCCAGCGGCGGCCCGTTCCGTTGCGGCTCAAGGACTGGAAAGAGGTCTACGAGGAGTTCGAGGTGGAGACCCTGCGCGAGCAGGCGACCCGCTGCATGGACTGCGGAATCCCGTTCTGCCACAACGGTTGCCCGCTGGGCAACCTGATTCCGGAATGGAACGACCTGGTGCGCCGGGGCCGCTTCCGCGACGCGATCGAGCGCCTGCACGCGACGAACAACTTCCCCGACTTCACCGGCCGGTTGTGTCCGGCTCCGTGTGAGCCGGCGTGTGTGCTGGGCATCAACCAGGATCCGGTGACGATCAAGCAGATCGAGCTGGAGATCATCGACAAGGCCTTCGACGAAGGCTGGGTGGAGCCGGTCCTGCCGCACTGCGACACCGGAAAGACGGTTGCCGTGGTCGGCTCGGGCCCCGCCGGATTGGCTGCGGCGCAACAGCTCACGCGTGCCGGTCACAAGGTCACCGTCTTCGAGCGCGAGGACCGGATCGGCGGACTGCTGCGGTACGGCATCCCCGAGTTCAAGATGGAAAAGCGCGTGCTGGATCGCCGGCTGGCGCAGATGACCGCCGAAGGCACCCAGTTCCGGGCCGGCGTCAACGTCGGCGAGGACATCACGGCCGAGCAGTTGCTGGCCGACTTCGACGCGGTCGTGCTGGCCGGTGGAGCCACCGCGTGGCGGGACCTGCCGATTCCGGGCCGCGACCTCGATGGCATCCACCAGGCGATGGAGTACCTGCCGTGGGGCAACCGCGTCCAGGAAGGCGATGACGTCCTGGGACCGGACGGGGAACCGCCGATCACCGCTAAGGGCAAGAAGGTGGTGATCATCGGCGGCGGTGACACCGGTGCGGACTGCCTGGGCACCGCGCACCGCCAGGGCGCGGCGCGCATCCATCAGTTCGAGATCATGCCGCGGCCGCCGGAGACCCGGGCCGCGTCCACGCCGTGGCCGACCTATCCGCTGATGTACCGCATCGCGTCCGCGCACGAGGAAGGCGGCGAGCGGGTTTTCTCGGTGAACACCGAGGAGTTCATCGGCGACGACGGGCGCGTCACCGCGCTCAAGGTGCACGAAGTGACGATGCAGGACGGGAAGTTCGTCAAGGTCGAAGGAACCGACTTCAATCTGGAAGCCGATCTGGTGTTGCTGGCGATGGGGTTCGTCGGTCCGGAGAAGCCGGGCCTGCTCACCGAGCTGGGCGTGAAGTTCACCGAGCGCGGCAACGTCGCGCGCGGCGACGACTACGAGACCTCGGTGCCCGGCGTGTTCGTAGCCGGAGACATGGGTCGTGGCCAGTCATTGATCGTGTGGGCGATTGCTGAAGGCCGTTCCGCAGCCGCGGCGGTGGACCGCCACCTGATGGGAGCCAGCGCTCTGCCGGCTCCGATCAAACCGACCGCCGCTCCTCTGACATAA